The following nucleotide sequence is from Sulfurospirillum arsenophilum NBRC 109478.
TAAGCGATGATGATTTAAAAGCAGTTGCTAGCACCATAGCTTCTTATAAATAATCAAATTGTGGTGATAAATTCACCACAATTTGACCGCGTTTTTTAGTACCTAGTATTCATAAATTCTCACTATTTTAAACAACACGAAAGGAAAAAGAATGGCTGTTGAGACAAGCAGAAGAGACTTTATAGGCATGGCATTCGGCGGTTTTGCAGCGGCAGGTGGTGTAATAGCCCTTGGCGCTATGAAAAAGACTTGGGACCCACTTCCAAGTGTACAATCTGCTGGATTCATCACCGTTGATCTCTCTCCTATGAAAGAAGG
It contains:
- a CDS encoding twin-arginine translocation signal domain-containing protein; amino-acid sequence: MAVETSRRDFIGMAFGGFAAAGGVIALGAMKKTWDPLPSVQSAGFITVDLSPMKEG